A window of the Microbulbifer aggregans genome harbors these coding sequences:
- the gspG gene encoding type II secretion system major pseudopilin GspG — MKNLRKSGGFTLIEIMVVIVILGVLGALVVPNIMGRTGEARMKAAVADLRAIETALDMYRMDNFVYPSSEQGLQALVTKPSGFPEAKNWTQPYLKREAKDPWGNEYQYVSPGSEGPYDLFSLGADGKPGGEGEAADLFASEL; from the coding sequence ATGAAAAATCTGCGAAAAAGCGGCGGCTTTACACTGATCGAGATTATGGTCGTGATCGTGATTCTCGGGGTGCTCGGTGCCCTGGTGGTGCCCAATATCATGGGGCGTACCGGTGAGGCGCGCATGAAGGCGGCGGTAGCAGATTTGCGCGCCATCGAGACTGCATTGGACATGTACCGGATGGATAACTTTGTCTATCCGAGTTCCGAACAGGGGCTCCAGGCACTGGTCACCAAGCCCAGTGGTTTTCCCGAGGCCAAGAACTGGACCCAGCCCTATCTGAAGCGTGAAGCGAAGGATCCGTGGGGCAATGAATATCAGTACGTCAGCCCGGGCAGCGAGGGCCCTTACGACCTGTTCAGCCTCGGTGCCGATGGCAAGCCCGGTGGCGAGGGTGAGGCTGCTGATCTGTTTGCCTCTGAGCTCTGA
- a CDS encoding type II secretion system protein has protein sequence MKALPGRHRGFTLIELLVVIVIIAVLAGMAVVSLGGAGGRAWSAEVQRLANLLQLVADRALIDKAHYGVVFEPDSYSVVRFDPITMTWESLGEAAQGTAAARFASHQLPDNIRLEVLSEAEMPVTAPAEFAADRRNDEKPIPQFVSLSSGEVLPAELAVLLLEGGRVQREARMNYSSLNGLELQWGANDE, from the coding sequence ATGAAAGCGTTGCCGGGCCGCCATCGCGGCTTCACCCTGATCGAATTGTTGGTAGTGATCGTTATCATTGCCGTGCTCGCTGGCATGGCGGTGGTTTCACTCGGTGGCGCCGGTGGCAGGGCCTGGAGTGCAGAGGTGCAACGCCTGGCCAACCTGTTGCAGTTGGTGGCCGACCGGGCTTTGATCGACAAGGCGCATTACGGTGTGGTGTTCGAGCCGGACAGTTACAGCGTTGTGCGTTTCGATCCCATTACCATGACCTGGGAATCCCTTGGCGAAGCGGCACAGGGCACTGCTGCGGCTCGTTTCGCGTCACACCAACTCCCCGACAATATCCGTCTCGAGGTGCTGTCCGAGGCGGAAATGCCTGTTACTGCTCCTGCGGAGTTCGCTGCCGACCGCCGCAATGATGAAAAACCTATTCCCCAGTTTGTGTCCCTGTCCAGCGGCGAAGTGCTCCCGGCGGAGCTGGCTGTCCTCCTGTTGGAGGGAGGCCGCGTGCAGCGTGAAGCCCGGATGAATTACAGCAGTCTCAACGGGCTGGAATTGCAGTGGGGCGCCAACGATGAGTAA
- the gspI gene encoding type II secretion system minor pseudopilin GspI, with protein sequence MSKQRGFTLIEVLVALTIFGVIAASVLRTMQESVRTQAFLEERLAANWVAQQVLAEIRLQSPWPPLGRKSERIIQGQSEWVVTANVEDTKEPRLRQISIEVMRPDAENPTLTLDAWAAQEPKQ encoded by the coding sequence ATGAGTAAGCAGCGCGGTTTTACGCTGATCGAAGTGCTGGTGGCGCTGACCATCTTTGGCGTGATCGCCGCAAGCGTGCTCAGGACCATGCAGGAGAGCGTGCGTACGCAGGCTTTTCTGGAAGAGCGGCTGGCTGCCAACTGGGTGGCACAGCAGGTATTGGCAGAAATTCGACTGCAGTCCCCCTGGCCGCCACTGGGAAGAAAGTCTGAGCGGATTATTCAGGGGCAAAGCGAGTGGGTGGTGACGGCCAATGTTGAAGACACCAAAGAGCCGCGCCTTCGTCAGATCAGCATCGAAGTGATGCGACCGGATGCAGAGAATCCCACCCTGACACTGGACGCCTGGGCGGCACAGGAGCCAAAGCAATGA
- the gspJ gene encoding type II secretion system minor pseudopilin GspJ: MRRQHGFTLIEMMVVLTIVSVISMGSYALIDTLNGTDRMLTERAEQMRRFSMAMYRMEDDLRQLTARPVKNAYSGYEPALRGDVDELEFTRLGAANLTGEPRGELLRLSYSLGFAEEETTLEEAGALLLRSRWRVLDRAPDTEPVPEPLLLGVETLGFRYYDPDTKVWLAEWPPVDSRSLGSTLETRLPAAIELTLQTSAGEIRRVFPLNRYEMLGSTGSDEDGEAGAPEGADGEPGEENPGEQGGTETEAGQ; encoded by the coding sequence ATGAGGCGCCAACATGGCTTTACGCTGATCGAGATGATGGTGGTGCTGACCATCGTCTCTGTGATCAGCATGGGGTCGTATGCCCTCATTGACACCCTGAATGGCACCGATCGCATGCTCACGGAGCGAGCGGAACAGATGCGCCGCTTCTCCATGGCCATGTATCGTATGGAGGATGACCTCCGCCAGCTAACGGCCAGGCCGGTGAAGAATGCCTACAGCGGCTACGAGCCAGCCCTGCGGGGCGATGTAGACGAGCTGGAGTTTACCCGTCTGGGGGCGGCGAACCTTACCGGTGAGCCCCGCGGGGAACTGCTGCGTCTGAGTTACAGCCTGGGTTTCGCGGAGGAGGAGACCACTCTCGAGGAGGCGGGCGCCTTGCTGTTGCGCAGTCGCTGGCGTGTCCTGGACCGGGCGCCGGATACCGAGCCGGTCCCCGAGCCGCTGTTGCTCGGCGTCGAGACGCTGGGCTTCCGGTATTACGACCCCGACACCAAGGTCTGGTTGGCGGAGTGGCCACCGGTGGATAGTCGCAGTCTGGGGAGCACGCTCGAAACCCGGCTTCCGGCCGCGATTGAACTGACGTTGCAGACCAGCGCCGGGGAAATCCGTCGCGTGTTCCCCCTGAACCGCTATGAAATGCTGGGCTCTACAGGTTCGGATGAAGATGGTGAGGCGGGCGCGCCTGAGGGGGCTGACGGTGAGCCAGGAGAGGAAAACCCGGGAGAGCAGGGTGGTACTGAGACGGAGGCCGGGCAGTGA
- the gspK gene encoding type II secretion system minor pseudopilin GspK, translated as MGLRPSSSLGRQRGVALITVLLVLVIAVAALTHTITRNRIAVTRTGALLANTQLAEFVGGAEAWARIALERDFEQDKEEPNSADTAEEAWAVPALSFNPDNGKMRINIKELHSCFNVNNLTDAGQESEQKQFFDRLVRNLTGKADLARAIEDWVDSGDTPLAPGTEDDGYLGREVAHRTPDAPITDISELAAVVGMEPEDWQALRPYLCALPETGTAINVNFAPPEILAAIEPQARVTELESFREADGVFTEREQLEAYGLNSAPGLVFHSRYFLARIAVQLGDQGDHQQYWESLLQLDERRGLVRVVQRQRRPFAVAQMGELLGEAVSEVSQKTN; from the coding sequence ATGGGTTTACGTCCTTCGTCCAGCCTCGGTCGCCAACGGGGTGTGGCCCTGATTACCGTACTGCTGGTGCTGGTGATTGCCGTTGCGGCCCTGACACACACGATTACCCGTAACCGCATAGCAGTAACCCGAACCGGAGCGCTGCTCGCCAATACCCAGCTGGCCGAGTTTGTAGGCGGCGCAGAGGCATGGGCGCGGATTGCCCTGGAGCGGGATTTCGAGCAGGACAAAGAGGAGCCGAATTCGGCTGACACGGCTGAGGAGGCCTGGGCGGTACCAGCGCTTTCCTTCAATCCGGATAACGGAAAAATGCGCATTAATATCAAGGAGTTACACTCCTGCTTTAATGTGAATAATTTGACCGATGCAGGTCAGGAGTCTGAGCAAAAGCAGTTTTTCGATCGGCTGGTGCGCAACCTGACTGGTAAAGCCGATCTTGCGCGGGCGATTGAGGATTGGGTCGACAGTGGCGATACCCCGCTGGCTCCGGGCACCGAAGATGACGGCTACCTGGGTCGGGAGGTGGCGCACCGGACTCCGGACGCGCCGATTACCGATATTTCCGAGCTGGCGGCGGTCGTGGGAATGGAGCCGGAAGACTGGCAGGCGCTGCGTCCCTATCTGTGCGCGCTGCCCGAAACAGGGACTGCCATCAACGTCAATTTCGCTCCCCCAGAGATTCTTGCGGCCATTGAGCCCCAGGCTCGGGTGACGGAACTGGAAAGCTTCCGCGAGGCTGATGGTGTTTTCACAGAACGGGAGCAGCTCGAAGCGTACGGTCTCAACAGTGCGCCCGGGCTCGTTTTTCATAGTCGCTATTTTCTGGCCCGGATAGCGGTGCAGCTGGGGGATCAGGGGGATCATCAGCAATACTGGGAGTCGCTCCTGCAGCTGGATGAGCGCCGTGGGCTGGTGCGCGTAGTACAGCGCCAGCGCCGCCCTTTTGCGGTAGCACAGATGGGTGAATTATTGGGTGAGGCAGTTTCTGAGGTCTCCCAAAAAACCAATTAA
- the gspL gene encoding type II secretion system protein GspL, translating into MTKTSSPAKGRSNTAGETRLLRLAEMPGESSVGLSQWSDGSWRQCALPESLRTAFHLPETGAQNDELLPPSIAEGDKVLLLLPGHWVWSGTEQIPKAARRQPQAVGYMVEERLAGDVEDLHFLCQPRSGELCTVYAVDRERMAAVSAALSGLGWSVLAVIPEYQLLDSGEEGDILWLDGEHAHLWQGQGHGISLRRQYLKPVLESLALSSNDGSSEPDGGVVSPTLKVLGKVDELFEAELRILFGDRLEFHREQPEAQLVAAAKAAQLANLLCGEFKPAEPTSERHWWALPAKVAAACFVLQLLLFVGAGTYSNWRAAAIEKEAQALFSELFPNDTPRADIRRQVEGYLRQSSAGGGTFANMLQHLSQVWAQSRSQGLRLQSLRFDGTRGDMVLQLQAKNLSDLDTVVGQLSAGPVRAELLAANELEDGVSGRIRLR; encoded by the coding sequence ATGACTAAAACATCAAGCCCTGCTAAAGGGCGTTCAAACACCGCCGGTGAGACCCGGCTACTGCGTCTTGCGGAGATGCCCGGCGAATCGAGTGTCGGGCTGTCTCAGTGGTCGGACGGTAGCTGGCGCCAATGTGCTTTGCCTGAATCTCTGCGTACGGCATTTCATCTGCCTGAGACTGGCGCACAAAATGATGAGCTGTTACCACCGAGTATTGCGGAGGGGGATAAAGTACTCCTGCTGCTTCCGGGGCATTGGGTCTGGAGTGGTACCGAGCAGATACCCAAAGCTGCCCGGCGTCAGCCCCAGGCTGTTGGCTATATGGTGGAAGAGCGTCTCGCGGGGGATGTTGAAGACCTGCATTTTCTCTGTCAGCCGCGAAGCGGTGAACTGTGTACCGTTTATGCCGTGGATCGCGAGAGAATGGCTGCTGTATCTGCGGCGCTCAGCGGATTGGGCTGGTCGGTGCTGGCGGTCATTCCGGAATACCAGCTCCTCGATAGTGGTGAGGAAGGTGACATTCTCTGGCTTGATGGTGAGCACGCTCACCTGTGGCAGGGACAGGGGCATGGCATATCGCTTCGCCGCCAATACCTCAAGCCAGTGCTCGAAAGCCTGGCCTTGAGTAGCAACGACGGTTCCTCCGAGCCGGACGGTGGTGTTGTCAGCCCAACTCTCAAAGTGCTGGGTAAAGTCGACGAGCTGTTCGAAGCCGAGCTGCGGATCCTCTTTGGTGATCGGCTCGAATTCCACAGGGAGCAGCCCGAAGCGCAGCTCGTAGCTGCTGCCAAAGCAGCGCAGTTGGCCAATCTGCTGTGCGGTGAGTTCAAGCCGGCGGAACCGACCTCCGAGCGGCACTGGTGGGCATTGCCCGCAAAGGTGGCTGCGGCATGTTTTGTACTCCAGCTACTGCTATTTGTGGGGGCAGGGACCTACAGCAATTGGCGTGCTGCTGCCATCGAGAAAGAGGCTCAGGCGCTGTTTTCCGAGCTGTTTCCCAACGACACCCCGCGTGCAGACATCAGGCGCCAGGTGGAGGGTTACCTCCGACAGTCCTCAGCTGGCGGCGGTACCTTTGCGAACATGCTCCAGCACCTGAGCCAGGTCTGGGCGCAGAGTCGCAGCCAGGGGTTGCGACTGCAGTCGCTGCGCTTTGATGGCACCCGCGGTGACATGGTGTTGCAGCTGCAGGCCAAGAACCTCTCCGATCTGGACACCGTTGTTGGCCAGCTCTCTGCTGGCCCGGTCCGTGCGGAACTGCTTGCAGCAAACGAGCTGGAAGATGGCGTTTCTGGTCGAATCCGTCTCCGCTAA
- the gspM gene encoding type II secretion system protein GspM — translation MKQQIEQLLQKWRALPSSDQRALGLLGVFLGGLFVVYGLFLPAKHYFEGAQARAEEAAELLSWMQDQRPVLEQIGSSQSNPVAGGTLLQRVTAAAEQRKIAIKRFEPEGDGRVRLWIESARYQDLQPWLNNLLQQGISIRTVNMDALGEPGMVSARLTLEG, via the coding sequence ATGAAGCAGCAGATTGAGCAATTACTGCAAAAGTGGCGGGCTTTGCCCTCGAGCGACCAGAGGGCTCTCGGGCTCCTGGGTGTATTTCTCGGCGGGCTATTTGTTGTCTACGGTCTGTTCTTGCCTGCCAAGCACTACTTCGAGGGAGCGCAGGCTCGGGCGGAAGAGGCCGCCGAGTTGCTGTCATGGATGCAGGATCAGCGACCAGTTCTCGAGCAGATTGGCAGCAGCCAGAGCAACCCGGTTGCCGGTGGCACGCTACTGCAGCGAGTGACTGCTGCCGCGGAGCAGAGAAAGATCGCAATCAAGCGCTTTGAGCCGGAGGGTGATGGACGTGTGCGCCTGTGGATCGAGAGTGCCCGCTACCAGGATCTGCAGCCGTGGCTCAACAACCTGCTCCAACAGGGCATTAGTATCCGCACGGTCAACATGGATGCCCTGGGAGAGCCGGGGATGGTATCCGCCCGCCTGACGCTGGAGGGGTAA
- a CDS encoding acetyltransferase yields the protein MLFKDTATNHLVEVADIVTLSNPYELTVVGRYLWGEEVQDPEVFDKTQLSFLSGEALPRCWHDSRYRDREVRRLRCGTRAAEDSDYYQGA from the coding sequence ATGCTGTTCAAAGATACCGCCACTAACCACCTGGTCGAAGTCGCCGATATCGTTACTCTCTCGAATCCTTACGAACTGACCGTTGTCGGCCGCTACCTCTGGGGAGAGGAGGTACAGGATCCGGAAGTTTTCGATAAAACCCAGCTCAGTTTCCTGTCCGGTGAGGCCCTGCCACGGTGCTGGCATGACAGTCGCTACCGTGACCGGGAAGTGCGTCGACTGCGTTGTGGCACCAGGGCTGCCGAAGACAGCGACTACTATCAGGGCGCCTGA